The Spinacia oleracea cultivar Varoflay chromosome 2, BTI_SOV_V1, whole genome shotgun sequence DNA segment GATTTTAGGGTTTCTGCTTTGGTAATGTTTTTGATTAGGAATATTTGCATCTTTGGCGGCTTTGATGTTCAATTGTGTGAGGAAAGAAGACATCGATTACTCCCCTTACGATGATGGGGAGTGGAGgtatttttccttttctttgaaTCAAACTTCTGACTTTTTGATTTTCTATTGCAATTCGTAGTGTTTTTAGTGTTGTGTCTAATTTGATTGCTCAATGCCATAATTTTTTTATGCTGAAGTGTTtgatttgatgatgatgatcagAGATTTTGGCTTTGATGTTATTCTCATCATCTGATCATATATTAGAGTGGTTTATTGTAATCGTATGATCTTATCTGCATATATTAGAGTGTTTTATTGTAATCATATGATCTTATCTACATATTGGTTCTGCTTGAAAAACAGATACTTTTTTGTTTCACTCTTCTTTATCTTATCATCATTTTCGAAATTCTCTGATCACAGATACGTCCCTCGTGGATTGTGGTCACAGTAGGGAAATTTGATTAATTTTACTTTGTTGGCAAATGAGTACTTTGTTTTATGGAGTTGTGGGTTGGTTTAGGTCTCCTGTAGAAAAGATTGTTGGATGGGTATCGTCGATGATGGTAGAGTTATGTTTATAGATACTGAAACGTAGCTTGCAGCGAACTAGGATAATTACTTCTATGAGTAATCttttataattaattgacaTGGGATGGAAGTATGGAATTGAAGAGAAATGAATTGATGGGGTGGAAATGCTTGCTTATCTTATAGACTGGTAGCTATTAGCTAGACAGAATGTGGTAGAACTATTGGAATGTGTATTGCTGCTTGCATGTGAAATTTTGGATATCAACTCAGCTGCTACTGCTAGCCTATAACTATTTTAATATGCTTATATGTTCTTCTAAACGATATCGCAGATTGAAGCTCTGGCTTTTCCTTGCTTATGTCGTATCTTTTGTGTCACTTGCGGCATCAGTTGGGCTGCTTATACAAGATGCCATGTTGCCTTCTGGACCATCAACATGGACTGGGGTTGCGGGTGTCTTGCAGTGTGTATTTGTGCTGATTAGGTTGGTATTGTTTTTCTGACATTCAATTTACTTTCTTTTCTGTCAATTTTATTTGTATGCATTTGACACATTTTGATGCTCCATTTTGGCATTTTTTGAAGTATACATCTTCCTCGCACTGTTTTATACCCTTCCTCCCAAAGAAAATGCATAATTTGAAACTTGGGATTGCTTTCTTTGTTTTAGACTCATTATGTGGTTATAGAACTTGGATAACTGGTATGGAGGAAATGGTCATTAAACACATTCTAGCCCACTATGTTAACAAGATAAGAGCTGAGTGTCTGAGTGCTTCAAGTTTAGTTAAGAATGAGGTGCCTTGTCATCTACAACAAGGGAAAATAGTAAAATTggaaagttttgattttttggaaGTTAACTTTCAGTTAgtttaaaattatataaaagatCCATCAAGTTTGGATGATCCTTGACCTTTTAACTTCACTTCTATTTTTAATTTTGAGTGTGTGTGTTGGGAAAGGGGCCTTTAAGTTTGAACTTCACTTACGAATATGCTCTTGTGTTTCTAAGTTCAAAGAATCATCAAGTTTGGGTGATCCTTATATGGATGCACATGCACTTTCAGTCTTACAGACCTTTTAACTTCACTTCTTTTTGttcttgtttttttgttttgttttttgtgtGTCTAAGTTTGTTTATTTTCCCATGGCTGACTCTTGGTTTTACCTGAATCTAGTACCCGTAACTTGGTGCATAGCATTTGATAGTAGCATAAGAACCAAGATTCATTTCTCTTCTCAAATGTTACTCATGACCAAGAACCCCTTATAAACACCCGTTGAAGATCTCAGTTAAAGTTGCATGAATGCTTCCTAACTTCTTAGCAACATTGTGTTGTTATGTGAGTCATACGACTCGTGTGAAGGCCCCTTTAAGGGTATAAACCCTCTCATGTGATCTTTACTTTGGGTAATCTAAAGCATACTCATAGCAAATTAATGCCTACAAAATTGATT contains these protein-coding regions:
- the LOC110786907 gene encoding uncharacterized protein, with translation MDIPELLAIFGPGIAGAVFGAGWWFWVDAVVCSSIVVSFVHYLPGIFASLAALMFNCVRKEDIDYSPYDDGEWRLKLWLFLAYVVSFVSLAASVGLLIQDAMLPSGPSTWTGVAGVLQCVFVLISGLIYWTSHSE